A single genomic interval of Scyliorhinus canicula chromosome 15, sScyCan1.1, whole genome shotgun sequence harbors:
- the dxo gene encoding decapping and exoribonuclease protein isoform X1 yields MDRQFNTSRESSSREDFKRKASDTQESEIKLLRTDTDKRCISHTNSEDNCELVLPVQPDFYDKNFPDYRQPVEIGCFSLDSRRHLYHDARQLRYCVKPTNKNPNFNLRDGYKDRYIKRNDNIKEKLDHILKWILLNKHKFPMLSGDDKPPALSNQLRTDFITWRGHLTKILTTPYENREGWLLAVTRFNGTYYMSEVETEEARRQREQRTEMQEELMYGGYKFEQYLCADKPGGNPNPEGVVNTNEAFCCVVRTRLNGHSLVFSGEVDCKDDSDPRLKAPQCYVELKTSREIYSPNQERNFHRFKLIKWWAQSFLPGVPRIIAGFRDDNGVVVSLQSFETMKIHHLVKNERNCWKPAVCLNFCNAFLSFVRKIVTRDDHRMVTLFSWEPGKDISYTVHTDHTYTFIPDWYVDNMTLQEGS; encoded by the exons ATGGATCGACAGTTCAACACCAGTAGGGAATCATCTAGTAGGGAAGACTTTAAACGAAAAGCAAGTGATACACAAGAGAGCGAGATCAAATTACTGAGGACGGATACTGATAAACGATGTATTTCACACACAAACAGTGAGGACAATTGTGAACTTGTCCTTCCTGTACAGCCAGACTTTTATGACAAGAACTTTCCTGATTACAGACAGCCTGTTGAGATTGGCTGCTTCTCATTAGATTCACGTCGCCACCTCTACCATGATGCCAGGCAGCTAAGATACTGCGTGAAACCCACTAACAAGAATCCAAATTTCAATCTGCGGGATGGTTACAAAGACAGATACATCAAAAGGAATGATAACATTAAAGAAAAGCTGGACCATATCCTGAAGTGGAtactactgaacaaacacaaatTCCCTATGCTGTCTGGGGATGACAAACCACCTGCTTTGTCAAA TCAGCTACGTACAGACTTCATCACATGGAGAGGGCACCTGACTAAAATTCTAACCACCCCTTATGAGAACCGGGAGGGCTGGCTGTTGGCAGTGACTCGATTTAATGGAACCTATTACATGAGTGAGGTAGAGACCGAGGAAGCCAGACGGCAGAGAGAGCAGCGGACTGAAATGCAGGAGGAGTTGATGTATGGAGGATACAAGTTTGAGCAGTATTTGTGTGCAG ATAAACCAGGTGGCAATCCTAATCCAGAAGGCGTGGTAAACACCAACGAAGCATTTTGTTGCGTGGTTCGAACTCGGCTGAATGGCCACTCACTCGTGTTTTCTGGTGAGGTAgactgcaaagatgattctgaccCACGGTTAAAGGCCCCACAGTGTTATGTGGAACTCAAAACGAGCAGGGAGATTTACAGTCCAAACCAAGAGAGGAATTTTCACAG atttaagttgattaaatggTGGGCACAGTCCTTTCTGCCTGGAGTACCTCGGATAATTGCAGGCTTTAGAGATGATAATGGAGTGGTGGTTTCGCTTCAGTCTTTTGAAACAATGAAGATTCATCACCTCGTCAAG AATGAACGGAATTGCTGGAAGCCTGCAGTGTGTCTAAATTTCTGCAACGCGTTTCTGTCCTTTGTGAGGAAGATAGTGACCCGAGATGATCACCG GATGGTGACCCTTTTCTCCTGGGAGCCTGGTAAAGATATTTCATATACAGTGCACACAGATCACACATACACTTTCATACCAGATTGGTATGTGGATAATATGACGCTACAGGAAGGTAGCTAG
- the dxo gene encoding decapping and exoribonuclease protein isoform X2 has protein sequence MDQLRTDFITWRGHLTKILTTPYENREGWLLAVTRFNGTYYMSEVETEEARRQREQRTEMQEELMYGGYKFEQYLCADKPGGNPNPEGVVNTNEAFCCVVRTRLNGHSLVFSGEVDCKDDSDPRLKAPQCYVELKTSREIYSPNQERNFHRFKLIKWWAQSFLPGVPRIIAGFRDDNGVVVSLQSFETMKIHHLVKNERNCWKPAVCLNFCNAFLSFVRKIVTRDDHRMVTLFSWEPGKDISYTVHTDHTYTFIPDWYVDNMTLQEGS, from the exons ATGGA TCAGCTACGTACAGACTTCATCACATGGAGAGGGCACCTGACTAAAATTCTAACCACCCCTTATGAGAACCGGGAGGGCTGGCTGTTGGCAGTGACTCGATTTAATGGAACCTATTACATGAGTGAGGTAGAGACCGAGGAAGCCAGACGGCAGAGAGAGCAGCGGACTGAAATGCAGGAGGAGTTGATGTATGGAGGATACAAGTTTGAGCAGTATTTGTGTGCAG ATAAACCAGGTGGCAATCCTAATCCAGAAGGCGTGGTAAACACCAACGAAGCATTTTGTTGCGTGGTTCGAACTCGGCTGAATGGCCACTCACTCGTGTTTTCTGGTGAGGTAgactgcaaagatgattctgaccCACGGTTAAAGGCCCCACAGTGTTATGTGGAACTCAAAACGAGCAGGGAGATTTACAGTCCAAACCAAGAGAGGAATTTTCACAG atttaagttgattaaatggTGGGCACAGTCCTTTCTGCCTGGAGTACCTCGGATAATTGCAGGCTTTAGAGATGATAATGGAGTGGTGGTTTCGCTTCAGTCTTTTGAAACAATGAAGATTCATCACCTCGTCAAG AATGAACGGAATTGCTGGAAGCCTGCAGTGTGTCTAAATTTCTGCAACGCGTTTCTGTCCTTTGTGAGGAAGATAGTGACCCGAGATGATCACCG GATGGTGACCCTTTTCTCCTGGGAGCCTGGTAAAGATATTTCATATACAGTGCACACAGATCACACATACACTTTCATACCAGATTGGTATGTGGATAATATGACGCTACAGGAAGGTAGCTAG